The following proteins are encoded in a genomic region of Primulina huaijiensis isolate GDHJ02 chromosome 3, ASM1229523v2, whole genome shotgun sequence:
- the LOC140973382 gene encoding uncharacterized protein: protein MEIKLDGVEDSLILIKQGAEARVFESTFVGRRSIVKKRFSKKYRHPSLDSKLTLKRLNAEARCMTKARKLGVSTPALYAVDPVLNTLTFEFVEGPSVKDILLDFGLHGIVEERLYDIAARIGDAIGKLHDGGLIHGDLTTSNMLIQNSSNQLVLIDFGLSFTSTLPEDKAVDLYVLERALLSMHSSCGNVMEKILNAYRKSSKQWSSTLNKLAQVRQRGRKRTMVG, encoded by the exons ATGGAGATAAAGTTAGATGGAGTTGAAGATTCCTTGATCTTAATTAAGCAGGGAGCTGAGGCT AGAGTATTTGAATCAACTTTTGTCGGCCGAAGGTCTATTGTTAAGAAACGTTTTTCAAAGAAATATAGGCATCCATCTCTGGACTCAAAGCTCACTCTCAAACGCTTGAATGCG GAAGCTAGGTGCATGACAAAAGCTAGAAAGCTAGGGGTTTCGACCCCAGCGCTctatgctgttgatccagtgttGAACACTTTAACGTTTGAGTTTGTTGAGGGCCCCTCGGTGAAAGACATACTGCTCGACTTTGGGTTGCATGGTATTGTTGAAGAACGGTTATATGATATTGCAGCACGGATTGGTGATGCGATTGGCAAGTTACATGATGGTGGCCTTATCCATGGAGATTTGACGACATCAAACATGTTAATCCAGAATAGTTCCAATCAGCTG GTACTCATTGATTTTGGTCTGAGCTTCACATCAACCCTCCCCGAAGACAAAGCAGTTGATTTATATGTTCTCGAACGAGCTTTGCTATCTATGCAttcttcatgtggaaatgtg ATGGAAAAAATCCTGAATGCATACAGAAAATCTTCAAAACAATGGTCCTCAACCTTGAACAAGTTAGCCCAAG TGAGACAAAGAGGAAGAAAGCGAACCATGGTTGGGTGA